In Heteronotia binoei isolate CCM8104 ecotype False Entrance Well chromosome 5, APGP_CSIRO_Hbin_v1, whole genome shotgun sequence, the DNA window tccctgggctcttccctgcctcccctgctctccccacaaccccatttcccccactgctgctctccctgggttcttccctgcctcccccgctctccccacggcCCCATTTTCCCTGCTGCCGCTCTCCCTGGGTTCTTCCCTGACTCCACCACTCttcccgcagccccattttccccactgccactctccccgggctcttccctgcctcccctgctctccctgtggctccattttccccactgcaggtctcccaggctcttccctgcctcccctgctctccctgcgACCCCATTTTCCCCGCTGCAGCTCTCTCtgagctcttccctgcctcccccgctctccccaagGCCCCATTttccctgctgctgctctccccgggcccttccctgcctcccccactatccccacggccccattttccctgctgcagctctctccaggctcttccctggagaggaggtggggcaggcggacaaagaaagaaacaaggggGAGGGGTCAGGTGAAGAGGAACGCGGACGAACAGCAAGCAACAAAGAGGGAagcgagggggagggagggggcggatgAAGGGGGAAGTGATGGggaggagatgaggcaggcaagctgAGGGGAAGGGGCCGACAGAGGAAGATGCAAAGCAgccgcgggggtgggggggaactggggtggggggaaagctggccctgGTGCCCCGagaggcatgggggcccataggcaagtgcctcctttgcctaattgttaatccagccctggcttCCAGAACCACATGTGTGAACGAGCCACTGCCACCATAGCACTAACTTCGCTGAATGACTGAAAGTTACCTGTATGTGTGTAAGGAAATAATTTccaacaatatgttcatttaaaaaagcatccttttaaGTAGACTTTCTGCCTGACATGTTGAAGAGTGACTGTGAAGAGCTATGCGCGACCTCACTCTTCGACATTCTGTGGTtcgctccgcctcctgcagcaaccattttgtggttggctccgcctcctgcataAAGCATTTCGTGgttgtctcccccccaccctgtgtcagaattccaaggagACCCACGTGTTCCAAAAGGCTGTGGACATCAGATCAGTGGCTTCCCTGAAAGAGGGAGCCTTTAATTGGACTGCAGCACCTACAGAAGGAAGCACACCAGCTGAAGGCTTCCCCATGGTTTCACATCATGGCCAATCATCCATCCATAAGCACCATCCCCAGCTCCATGTTTCATGGTGTGGGGGAACAGCCTTGTAGTATCCCCACACCACCTACCAACCCTGCAGCCAACAAGGCACTTTGGTTACAGTGGAAGAATTATAGCAGAAGAACTTCTCCaaaccagtgtcccctctaagctgaggcagtgtgagctagctcagttttttagcctccggctcacacatttttgtcttagcacaggaaaaatggctccagagcaaccaaatgtatgcagtagctcacaactttaatgccagtagctcacaaagtaaaatttttgctcacaagactccccagcTTAGTGGGAGTATTGCTCCCAACACGTCCCTTCTCATCATAATTCAAGGTCAGCACCTTCCCctcaaaaaaatattatttatataCATGATTTTGAGGAGAGGGGACTCATGAAATTAGACCACAGACGGTTGGATATGAATTCTTTGATGTCTGGTGAGGTGTTTGCTCCGATAGAAGCTTTCATTGCACTTGGAACATTTGAAGGGTTTCTTCCCAAGATGGCTCCTCTGATGTCTAATCAGAGTGGATTTGTCACAAAAAGACTTGCTACACTGGGGACACTCAaacggtttctctcctgtgtggttCCTCTGGTGAGTGATCAGGTGCTGGCTCTGGTTGAAACTCTTCCCGCACTCGGAGCAGGCGAATGGCTTCTCTCCCGTGTGGTTCCTCTGGTGGGTGATGAGATGCTGTCTCTGGCTGAAGCTCTTCCCGCACTCGGAGCACGTGTacggtttctcccccgtgtgagTTCTCCGGTGCCTGATCAGCCCAGACTTGTGACAAAAGTTTTTCCCGCAGTCCACACACTtgtacggtttctcccctgtgtgaatccgCTGATGGGAGATGAGATTTGTGCTCCTGTTGAACCGCTTCCCGCAGTTCACACATGgataaggcttctcccctgtgtgggttctctggtgacTGTTGAGGTCTGAGCGCCGACGGAATATTTTCCCACAGACCGAGCATTCATGTTGTTTCTCTCCTGCGTGGGTCCTATTAAGGTTCAACTCATCTCGGAAAAACTTCTTACACCCAGACCCCTTACTCCGCTTCTTTTTTTTGAGTATTTCTTGCTGAACCGAAATTTCGCAGAAGTCTCCATCCTGCCAGGAGATAAATTTATTCCGCCACATCTCCCCATCATGGCTGTCTGGCTTCTCAAGCCCAACTTGGCTTCCAGTATTGTTGGCCAGATCCTGACCTTGGGTTCTTCCTGAGGGCAGCCAATAGGACTCCTCATTATTTCCTTTCTGTCCTTCATCTGAGAAGATAGGCGAAAACACATGACAAAAATCAAGTCCATTCATTTAACCAAGAATTTAAAAAAGGATAGAGGACTTTTCTAccactttgggggtatttttaaaatgtctgtgtgtgtgtgtctgcatgcaggcctggaagtcatggttgacttctggagactcttatcaggcccccgagaaactggctatcatctgctccctctctcttgcttccttctgaagcataacttgctttgccaggtttgctcaatcgcacaggagctacagagcaaaacctttattttctgcattggctgaggctcctcctttggtgaggtggggagggagagcttactttgccaggctctctcaattgcacagcagagctactgagacaagcctctcttttttctattagctgaggctcctccccctcctcatctcctcgggaaggagggaaagagccagagcttcctttgcccagtttcgtCACTCTCACGGGAGAGCtagaaagaaagcatttttagaaCCAATGCtattgttttaatcatgttttattttaagctttttaacatctgtttatctgtgtgctttataaagtttttatctccgctacctggcattacattttatgacacacacaaggccaacgccatgctgggaattattaggaagagaattgaaaacaaattagccagtatcataatgcccctgtataaatcgatggtgcggtctcatttggaatactgtgtgcaattctggtcactcaaaaaggatattatagcatttgaaaaagtgcagaaaagggcaactagaatgattaaaggtttggaacactttccctatgaagaaaggttaaaacgcttggggctctttagcttggagaaacgtcaactgcggggtgacatgataagaggtttacaagattatgcatgggatggagaaagcagagaaagaagtacttttctccctttctcacaatacaagaacttgtgggcattcaatgaaattgctgagcagtcaggttaaaacggataaaaggaagtacttcttcacccaaagggtgattaacacatggaattcactgccacaggaggtggtggcggctacaagcatagccagcttcaagaggggattggataaaaatatggagtagaagaagatgaagaagatattggatttatatcccgccctccactccaaagagtctccgagcggctcacaatctcctttaccttcctcccccacaacagacaccctgtgaggtgggtggggctggagagggctctcacagcagctgccctttcgaggacatcctctgccagagctatggctgacccaaggccatgctagcaggtgcaagtggaggagtggggaatcaaacccggttctcccagataagagtctgcacacttaaccactacaccaaactggctattagccagtgtgtgtgtgtgtgtgtgtattggccactgtgtgacagagtgttggactggatgggccattggcctgatccaacatggctttttttatgttcttatgttcttacacggcccagccagacaaggtctcatttatgtcagatccagccctcataacaaatgagttcgacacccctgtgaaGGTATCAGGGTATCGACCCTAATACCTTCTCCAGCATTCCCCTCTGGGATCAGACCAAGCAGTCTGTGAATTATAAACCTCACAAACAGGGGAGACTTGGGAGGGAATCCTTCCAGCCATTTCAAATCCATATACCCTTCAGGCTGGCCCCGTTTCTTACCTAGCACAAGGgcatctcctttcttttcctgtttgaCCTCACTGTTGAGCTCCCTCTGGGTGGCCTCTGGTGATGCCCCTTCTTTCTCCTCAAAAGTCACACCTTCCTCCTGTGAGTGGCCTGGATCCTGAAATGGCAgcaaatgaggaggaggagaaggagaaggaggaggaagagaaaaaaagaagaaatt includes these proteins:
- the LOC132570965 gene encoding zinc finger and SCAN domain-containing protein 31-like; amino-acid sequence: MAAGQQGESPVTDLRSQTVREEPPKPEMKLEPEELVRFQTGIISEGAEDASLGTGGEITGYRPSLAEPQCIKQESEEGLSSQRWEAQWQEFLQAVRSPCPGMIPLLPPPELWPVTNNSVAAGQWPREEEETRFQLAFNGMVQQADSSPDIVGRGDLGQLQAIKTEETISSEQQRRHFRQFSYQEAEGPQEVYSRLCVLCCRWLKPDRRSKEQILDLVILEQFLAILPLSMRSWVMERGSESCLQAIALAEDFLRHHRGGEEPEHQDPGHSQEEGVTFEEKEGASPEATQRELNSEVKQEKKGDALVLDEGQKGNNEESYWLPSGRTQGQDLANNTGSQVGLEKPDSHDGEMWRNKFISWQDGDFCEISVQQEILKKKKRSKGSGCKKFFRDELNLNRTHAGEKQHECSVCGKIFRRRSDLNSHQRTHTGEKPYPCVNCGKRFNRSTNLISHQRIHTGEKPYKCVDCGKNFCHKSGLIRHRRTHTGEKPYTCSECGKSFSQRQHLITHQRNHTGEKPFACSECGKSFNQSQHLITHQRNHTGEKPFECPQCSKSFCDKSTLIRHQRSHLGKKPFKCSKCNESFYRSKHLTRHQRIHIQPSVV